GGAGCAGTTATGGGGGAAAAGCAGCCCACAGACAGAGGTCTAGCAAACTGTGTTTGACCCAAACAGGTAGTATGGAACCAGTAGCTGTCACCAACAAACCACCTCCCATCCGAGCCCCCTGCAATGCTCTGCTGAGGGTGAAAAGCCCCTCTCCTAGCACGACCAAGCTTGACAATACCCTacaaacacactgaaaattctGAAAACGTGACTTACCTGAAAAATCTTTAATAATGTTTTCATGTAAACCTTGCGGATGCCAAAGGAGACTCCAAAAATTGCTGGCACGATGATGAAAACCAGAAGCAGAGTGAAGAGGACAGTTATGGAAATCCCCAAGAGATTAACAACCAGGCTGTCAAAGGGGAGCAGAAGGAACATGGTGAAAGGCCCAGGCAAGGCTGGTGCCCTGCAGACAGGCAGAGAGGCTGCCTGTGGAGATGAACGAGTCCTCCTGTTACTCAGGAACAGTCTTGCACACGCACTGAGTCCACAGCCTGCTCGCAGACCCCATTCCAAAGTTCACATCCTTTTTGGGCTCTGTGAGAGAGGGGATGCAACAGGATCTGGGAAAGAGTCAGGAGAACAAGCAAACAGTCTGCCAGGAGCCCAGGTGAGCTCGGACCACGTGGGCTGAGACGCTCAAAGAAGATGGAAGATGGGCAGAGGTTCCTCCATGGGTGCGTGGCAGGCGCTGGGGTGGGACAAGGGCAGAAGTGGAAACTGTCCCCGGGCGCCGCTGAGCCAGTCCTGGTGTGGGGCAAGAATCCCCGTCTGGCTGTGGAGAGCATGCAGAGCCTCTTCACGGGGACAAGGTGGAGTCCATCCCTGAGTCTGCATTGGAGATTAAGGGAGTTGGCACTGTGGGAGCCTACGGTGTCTGGAGCTATTATTGCTCTGGTGAGGACACGGGTGCTCCCGCAGATCCTCGCATGACGCCTGGAACAAGTTTAATTCTGGCACCCACTCACACTGAAGGGTCCTTACAGACATGAGTGAAGCCCATGTCCCTGGAAAGCTCTTCAAAAAAAAGCGAGCTGGCTTCTTGGCAGAGCAGGCACTCAGATGCCACCAGCACGAGTGCAGGAGAGAGAACTCAGTCAGGAAAGTCACGCAGCTcagagaggtggcaggaggCCAGGGACAGTGGGCTCTGGAACCTGGAAGGCAGCGCTTGGGCTGAGGTCACATCACTCCGAGCAGCTCCTGAGGCACAGCAGACTCGGGCTGGTGCTGCTCGGCACTGTCACACGCTGAGGAATCACCCCTGCTGCCACTCGTGTTTTCACACCATCCACACCTCAGGCTGAGCAGACTCCTCCAGATCCACACCTAGAGCACAGGACCCGCAGTCAGGCCCCGAGCACCGGGAAGAGCCAATGGAGGGACAGAAAACCCCTCCCCATGACAAAGACCTCACATCCCATCTCATGTCAGAGGCATCCCGCAGCACCGAGCTCACAGGAACCGGATTCCTGGGCGGGGATCACTTCCTCCGCTCCCGCACCTCACCCCGCCACCTCACCCCGGTCACAGGAGGGACAGGAAGCTCGCCCAAGGGGACAATTACTGCCGGTGACGAGCCCGAGTGGCACTCCTCGGGTCACGGGGACCAGCCCAGCATGTCCCCGCAGCACCGGGTCCAGCGGGGCTGAGTCTTCTCGGGACAGCATCCCCGTGGAACGTCACCTGGGACGGGGCTGATCCTCCCGCTCCCCGGTCTGcgtgctggggctgagcaccGCCGTACcggggtgctgggtgctccaaGGGACCGGGTACACCCAGCCGGGCCGGGGCTGCGCTGGCCGCCGATCACACGGACCCCGGCGGGGCTGCCGCCGCTGCGGCCTCTCGCTGTCACTCGGCCGCGGCCCCGGGACAGGCCCGGCACCGGGCAGGATGCACGGCCGGCAGCCGGGTGCGACGATCCCCGGGCGACCGTGGGCAGCCCTGCCCGCCGGCCACCACCAGGACCGGACCAGACCCGCGGGGACCGCGATCGCATCCGCCCCGGTGCCGCCCGCACCATCTGCCTAACGGAGAGACGGGGCCgatcccagctctgccccccgGGACGCGGGACACGCGCGGCGAATCGGGGCAGGGCCGAGCTCCGCTGTCCGCCGGGCCGagcggccgggccgggctgtGGCACCGGGGCGGGGCGCGGCCCGCTGGGGCGGTGGGAGGCCGCGCTCCCCCGGCGGGTCCCGAGTAACGGTCCCGCGGCCGGGCCGGGGCCTGCTCTGCGCCCCCACACCGGGCACAGCGGGCTGCGCGGCCCAGGGGTagcgggggtgggggggcaccGGTGCCGGCCGGTTACGCACTCACCTCCCGCtcccgctcccgccgccgccgccgggccccggccccggccccgcccccgcCACGTGCCGTGCGCGCCACCGCCCAACGCCGCGTGCACTGACGTCAGCACGCAGCCCGCGGGGCCGCGCCCGCAGCATCCACCGTACGGAAGGGGGAGCCCGCGAGCCCCGGCCCAGACACCGACACCGACACCGGTACCGGCACCGACACCGGCCCAGACACCGACACCGGTACCGGCACCGACACCGGCCCAGACACTGCGGGGTTCGCCCATCGCCGTCACTTTATTGTTCTCTCCCCGTTACAGCAGCAGCCCCCGCGCCCCCCGCGCAAGGCACTTGGACAGCACCGGGACCGCGCTCTCGGCTCCCGGCCCTGGCGCTGCCCCTGAAGGACGGCAGGAGCCAGTGGGGAAGCAGCTCCCGCCGACCGGCAGCTTTCGGCCCAGCAGCTCGGGGCACCGGAGGAGTTCACGGAACCGTGAGCAGCGTCTGGTGCTGCCGCCCCCCTCCCCGAGACCATCGCGGCCCCGCCAGCACCGCAGGGCCCGCACCTCCACCCGCTGCTCTCCTACCAATACGGGGCCTGGGACTCGGAGCGCCGCCAGGTCTGCAGCTGGGACAGGACCAGGGCGGCGGCCCGGGAGGTGCCGAGGTGGTCCCAGGCCCCGCTGGCAGCCCGGAGGGCACGGGAGGGAGGGCGGATCGTGCCCACAGGGCAGATCCTGTAGTTATTCCCTTGGTTGTTGTCCCAGTGGGTCTTCTGTCGGCACTGGAAGAAGATGCAGAACTCTGCAGGAGTTCTGCAGGAGACAGAGGGCTTAGGCAGGGTCAGCTCAAAGGAGAAGGTGTCTGTGTCAGCAGAGCCGTAGGTGCTGTGCATGTACTGGCAGAAGATATCCCGGAAGTTCTTCCAGCCATCAAAGGTGATGCGGACCATCACTTTCTTCTCGTACTCGATGTTTCTGACCTTCACTGTCCCTGAGAGGGAACGATCCTGGATCAAGCAGCTCTCCAGGCAGACGAGGTTGCTGTGCAGGCGGCTGCGGAAGGTCACGTAGTCTGCAGAGGGCTGTGGGAAGCCCAGCACATACCTGCACCCCTCTGGCTCCAAGTCCCGCATCTTGGGTCTCAAGCGGGCCAGGTCAGACAGGGCGTGGTGCAGGTCACACAGATCCTCCTCAAACTTGGAGAAGAAGCGGACAGCCGTCAGCGAGAGCCCCTTCATGTCAGCAAACACgaccttcttcttcttctgcccCCGGGAGCTCCTGGTGTTGTCTCGCCGCTCAGGCTCAGGCTCCGCGTTCAGCTTCTGGTTGAGGCAGGACCGGAGGGGTTTGCGGCCCCGGCTGACCCGCAGCTCCTCGTAGTTCAGCAGCTTGCAGATGGGGGGCGAGTGGCTCAGGCAGAGCCGCACGGCCAGGTCCACGGGCATGGCTGGGGGACAGGGGCCGCGCTGCGCACCTGCAAGAGCCCGGAGCCAAGGAGAGGGTCAGGCGGCGAGACCTCGGCCGGACCCGGCTCCCCCGCCGCCCTTCTTCCCCTGCCGCTCCGTTCCCGCCGGCGGCGGCACCGTACGGATCAATGGGGCCGTGGGAGCGCAGGCGGCCGGGACACCTCGCGGCGACCAATCAGCGCCCTGCCCCGCCCCGAGCAGCCAATGGGAGCGGAGCCGGGCACCGGAGAGAGGAACCGGGCACCGGGGAGAGGAGCCGGGCACCGGAGAGAGGAACCGGGCACCGGAGAGAGGAGCCGGGCACCGGAGAGAGGAACCGGGCACCGGAGAGAGGAGCCGGGCACCGGAGAGAGGAGCGGGCACCGGAGAGAGGAACCGGGCACCGGAGAGAGGAACCGGGCACCggagagaggagctgggcacGGGAGAGAGGAACCGGGCACGGGAGAGAGGTGCCCGGCACCGGGGAGAGGAACCGGGCACCGGAGAGCAAAGCCGGGCACAGGAGAGAGGAACCGGGCACAGGAGAGTGGTACACAACCAGCCCCAGGTACCGGTAGAACGGGAGCAGTTCCGGGCTGTCCTGTTCTCTGAGgctgtggaagaaaagcaacGAGTGCCCCTGGATGAGATCTGAGCCCTGCCCCGCACTGCACAGGGAGTGTGAGCACAAGGAGCACTCGGGCTCACCCTCTGTACAAAGTCAATCAGCTCCCGAGTTTCTTATCCCCGTTCCTCACCTTGAACATGAAACTCACTCACAGTGCTCTGTCCCCAACATCTGTGCTCAAAATCACCTTCACTGCTTGGCTGACGTGTGACTCCCTGACAGGCAGGGACCCAGCCAGAGCacccctgcacagcccctgccacCCACTAATCCCTCcagagctctccagccactTAGGGTAAGCAGCCCTGATTCTTCCTGCTGACGGCACGGATTTCCATCAGCCCGTGACACCACCGACCTGCCAGCATTTACACACCAGGCCCCTGTCCCACCACA
The Heliangelus exortis chromosome 30, bHelExo1.hap1, whole genome shotgun sequence DNA segment above includes these coding regions:
- the LOC139788700 gene encoding protein phosphatase 1 regulatory subunit 3C-B-like, which encodes MPVDLAVRLCLSHSPPICKLLNYEELRVSRGRKPLRSCLNQKLNAEPEPERRDNTRSSRGQKKKKVVFADMKGLSLTAVRFFSKFEEDLCDLHHALSDLARLRPKMRDLEPEGCRYVLGFPQPSADYVTFRSRLHSNLVCLESCLIQDRSLSGTVKVRNIEYEKKVMVRITFDGWKNFRDIFCQYMHSTYGSADTDTFSFELTLPKPSVSCRTPAEFCIFFQCRQKTHWDNNQGNNYRICPVGTIRPPSRALRAASGAWDHLGTSRAAALVLSQLQTWRRSESQAPYW